AGTTCTTTGGAACGTGCCAGCTGGGCGGCAGAAGTTTCCAACGTTTGACGGTTGGTTTTTAGCGATTCGTTTGCGTAAAGTATTTGCAGGTAGGCCTCGGTGACGGCAATTTCGATGTCATTTTCGGCCATGTTTACCTGATACTCCTGTGCCGTGTTCGTGATTTGCTGTTGACGGATGGAACGGGTTAATTTACCCCCATTATAGATTGTCAGTCCGCCGTTCAAGGTGTAACTGCCCGTGTAGGCGCTTTGAGATTTGAATTTGCCATCTGTCTGTTCTGTTTTCTGGTGTCCCCAGCCTTGAGAACTACTAAATGTCAACGAGGGGAAAAGCTGGGCTTTCGCCTGTAACAAATCCACGTTAGCGCTTTGTTGCGTTACTTTTGCCGATTGCACCTGAATGTTGTTTTTCCGGGCATAATCGATACAATCCTTCAAATTCCAGGAAGAAGTGGGCTTTTCCTGAGAAAAGCCCACTAAGGACGGAATGATTATAAAAAGGATGGTTGCAATGTTCGTTTGTATATTCATCTTGTTTTCTTTTTTTGCTTTTTACAAAGATATAAGGTGTTGAAAACGAATACAATTAATTTAGATGTTGAGAGATTTTTTCCCGATGAATGAGTGTTTTTTGTCGACGAGGGATGTTGTTTTTAGGTTGGATTCTTAGGTGACTTCGTTTATTCTGGGTAATATATCCTTTTGCCCTAGGTAATAATTTCCAGATTGTTTCCTTATAGTTCATTTAGACCATGGAGCATTCATCTTGGATTCATGTTGCATTCACCTTCGATAAAATTGGTTTTTGATATGGTTATGTTTGCAAATTGGGTGGTATATGTAGTATATTAGTTATTTGGAAAGGTATACTTGGTTTACTGGGGTTGTATACTCATTGTATATCCAGAAAGATCGAAAGGATAGCGAGAGACGGTTTGCTATGCGAGTTAGATGAAACGTGTTTATTGGTAAAAACAAATTAACTAATAGCTGGAATAGGTATTGATGTTATTTAAAATTTGTATCTTTACACGTGATATGTTTGTTGTGTTTTTAATTTGATAATTTATGAGGAAAATAACGTTTGTATGTGTCGTGGCAGCCATTTTGTGCGGGATGATTTGTTCCTGTACCAATGGTGTATCAGAAAAAGAGACGAAGAAAAGTTTAATGATCGAGGTGCCTGCTCCCGAGCGTCCTGTTGGGCAGAAGGATGTAGTAAATTTGGTGACGCCGAAACTGGATACCGTGCGGGTAGGGTTTATCGGTTTGGGAATGAGGGGACCCGGTGCGGTGGAACGATTCCTGCATATACCCGGAACGAAGGTGGTTGCCTTGTGTGACATTCGCCCGGAACAAGTGGAAAAATGTCAGGGAATTTTGAAGAAGGCTGGGGTTCCGGAGGCTGCCGGTTACTCCGGGAGCGAGGATGCGTGGAAACAGCTTTGTGAACGGGAGGATATTAATTTAGTGTATATTGCTACGGATTGGTTACATCATGCCCCGATGGCGTTGTATGCCATGGAACATGGGAAGCACGTGGCGATCGAGGTGCCTGCTGCTATGAACATGGAGGAAATTTGGGCGTTGATTAATATGGCAGAGAAGAAACAGTTACATTGTATGATGTTGGAGAATTGCGTGTATGATTTCTTCGAGTTGACGACGTTAAATATGGCTCAACAAGGTGTGTTTGGTGAAGTTTTGCACGTGGAGGGGGCTTATATTCATAATTTGGAGGAATTTTGGCCTTATTATTGGAATAACTGGCGTATGGATTATAACCGGAAACACAGGGGAGATGTTTATGCTACTCACGGTATGGGACCGGCTTGCCAGTTGCTGGATATTCACCGGGGGGACAAGATGAATTATTTGGTATGTATGGACACGAAGGCTGTTTCTGCTCCCGAATATTTGAAAAACAAGACCGGGGAGGACGTGAAAGATTTCAAGAACGGGGATCACACGATCACGTTGATTCGCACGGAAAACGGGAAAACCATCCAGATTCAGCATGACGTGGTGTCGCCTCGTCCGTATAGCCGGATGTACCAATTGACGGGAACCAAAGGATTTGCTAATAAATATCCGGTTGCGGGATATGCTTTGAAGCCGACACAAATTTCATCAGATGTGGCTCCCGATCACGAGGATTTGAATTCTCACGGTTTTGTTCCGGAGGATGTGAAGAAGGCTTTGATGGAAAAATATAAACACCCGATTCAGATCGAGTTGGAAGAGCAAGCCAAAAAAGTGGGGGGACATGGTGGAATGGATTTTATCATGGATTACCGTTTGGTATATTGCTTGCGAAATGGATTACCGTTAGATATGGATGTGTATGATTTGGCAGAATGGTGTTGTTTGGGTGAGCTGACAGCTCTTTCTTTAGAGAATAACAGTGCTCCGGTGGCGATTCCTGATTTCACCCGCGGAGGTTGGAACAAGACGAAAGGATATCGTCACGCGATGGTGAAGTAAATCACGATTTGAGATATAAAAATAACGGCTCTCTTTTTTCAGAGGGCCGTTATTTTTAGCTGCCTTATTTTATTTTTCTAACGCTTTTTTGATCTGCCGTTTGGCTAATGTAAGCGGAGCTAGTGAACAAGGTCCGTTCACGCAGCCACCATCACACGCCATTACTTCGACAAACTGGGCTTCCGGTTTTTTCACCATAGTTTTCAGTAAAGTCTGGTTCTTCTTGTCAAGTCCTTCGATGGAAAGAGTCGTGTAACCATTTCCAACAGCCTCTACAATAGCATTGCGAACCCCACCGGCTTGAGCGTATCCGCGGGCGAATTTCGTAACTTCCGGATCCAATGGTAATTCTTCACAAGTTTCCGGATTAATGTCATAAGCCACCATGAATGCTCCCAATTCTTCGAAACTCATCACGTAGTCTACTTCTGGAACGTACATTTCAGCCTCGTAACGTTTAGCCAGACACGGGCCGATAAATACGACTTCGGCATCCGGATATTGTTCTTTTACCCGGCGGGCGGCATAAACCATCGGGCTACGGGTGTCGGAAACAAACGGTTTTACCATAGGGGCGTGTTTGTCGACCCAACCCACGTAAGCTGGGCAGCAGGAAGTAGTCATGAAAGGTTTCCCTTCTTCCATGCGTTCCAAGAATTCGGCTGCCTCGTTGCGGGAAGTATCTTCTGCTCCCAAAGCTACTTCTACCACGTCGTCAAAACCGATGGCCTTGATGGCGGAAAGAATCTGTCCCGGAGTTGCATTGAACTGTCCGTAGATAGCCGGAGCCGGAATAGCTATGATTTTCTTGTCCGGGGCGGTAATGCTCTTGTATACGTCGATCACCTTGGAACGTTCCATGATCGCCCCGTAAGGACAAGTTTGCATACATTTTCCGCAATAGATACATTTATCTTTGTCAATATGCTCGGTTCCGTCTTCGCCTTTGGTGATCGCTTTCACCGGGCAAACATCCTCGCAAGGTACGGGCGTGTACACGATCGCGTGGTAAGGGCAGACTTTAGAACATAGTCCGCAACCCACGCAGTCTTCCTGCGTGATGCAAGCTTTACCCCCCTTGAAAGAGATTGCCGCTTTCGGGCAGTTCATCAAACAAGGACGTCCCTCGCAACCGCGACACATGTTAGTCACGAAGTACTGGGATTGCATACAAGCACTACAAGCCTCGTGGACCACGGAAAGAATATTCTCTTTCGTATTCTTGTTATCAAGTGCTTTCTGTGCGAAGTCAGACAAAGGGATTAGGTCGATTTCCTCGTCCGTGATCTCGAAGCCCAAGATAGAGATAATCTTATGTTTCAAGATGTAGCGATCTTTATGCACGCAACACTTGATCGGTCTTTTATTTTTTGGGCGCATTTCCACCGGAATGTATTTCACCCCATCTACTAGATTTTCTTCCTTTAAAAGTTTTACAATTCTAATCAGTAACTCACGTTTCGTGAGCATCGCAAAATTGTCATATAACATTTCTTACTTCCTCTTTAACGATTTGTATTAAACTATTTTTACTAACGCCAGCAATACGTTTTCCATTTACTTCAATAAACGGTGGGGCTTGTTCACCTTTGCCACACCCTAAACATGGAGAATAGCTTACATTCAGATGTTCGAGGATATTTTGGGGAAGAGATTCAATCGTGTCTCTCAACTCTGCGCCACCCATGACATAGCACATGGTTCCTACGCATATTTTTACATTTACTTTTTCCATAGTGTTGTGAGTTGGTTTTGTTTTTGATTTTATCCCCTAAATATACATAATCTCGACATCTTTCAAATACTTTGTCTCCAATAAAAATTTTATTTTTTTGACCACGTTTCTCCGGATCTCTAACTCCACGGGAAGATTGGGATCCTGGTGCGCCGTGTTGATACGGGTTCCCACGAGTAACGTGATTTTATCACTATTCAACAACATTCTCACCATCAGCTCTGCCGGTCCGGCTTCCCGACGGCGGTCAATATCTCCTTCCGTCAGGATACGCTCAACCTTACCTAACGTCAGAATTCCTTCGGTGACAAGATCGACACCTTCCATCTTGGAGATGGGAGGGAGTTCTTTGTCCACGATATTCATGTCAACTTCCATTTTTGCTCCCAGTTCACGGGAGATAATGGTTGCCGTGGTTCCCCCGCACAGGATCTTTTTCCCTTGAAATTCCCGTACCCGGTTGGCCAGGTATTTATCGTTCTTCTCGTCGTAGGGAGGTCCGGTGCATACAAGCAGGTTACGGGGTTTTCGCATATAAATGACACAACAACTCGTGTCATCTTTCAGCGAGTAACCGTCGTTCTTTTCCGCTTGATTCACTATTTTATGTGCCAATTCCTTGGCGGATATATTATTATATTGATTTACCAGGTTTGCAATATATTCTTTTGCCCCGTCTTCCCAGCCAAAGGGCATTTTAGCCGTTCCCATTCCGGATTGGCTAACCCCGTCACTGAAGAAGATAATTCGATCTTCTTTTTCCAGCGTGAACTCGGAAATCCACAGAAACGTATTTTCAAGGTCCTCCCGTTCCACCGGAATTTTCTCCTTGGAAATACTGACAAAACGCCCGTTCCGGTACAAGTAGTAGGAGGGAGTTTCATATTCGATAATTTTCACGTTACCGAAACAGTCGATGTCACAGATACAAAAGGTCGAATAACTGATCTTTCGCACCATATCTTTCGGTAAGGTATTCATGATCGAGGTGGAGGTGCGCAGGATACTCTCGTTCATGGCGGTAAAGTTCATGGCCATGGTTGCCGTCATCGTGGATAGGACACAGGCTTTGATCCCGCTTCCAAGACCATCTGATAACACGCTGATGACACGTCCCTCACCTTTTAGTTTTTGAGACATGAAACAATCCCCGCAGACAACATTGCCCGCTTTATTCTTCTGGAAGAAGTCAACCTCGATGAAATTACCGTTGTTTCTCAAGACAAATGAAATTAGAGTGGTTTCTTTTGATCATTTTTCTTGTAAGCCTCCATTACGGTGCGTAACGTGGCATCCGTGAAAGCAGCATTTTCCCCAAGCAAACAAGCTACTTGTTGGACGGTTTCCATGTGTTTCTTGATTACTTCCTGAGTCTTTTCGAGCATCCATTCTTTACGGACATAAGGTTCGCGTAAATCCTGTAATAACCCGAAAACCAACCGGTGAGGTTGTATGTTATAGATGGATATAATCCATGTGCGGTCTTCTTCCCGTACCTGTCGTTCGATAATTTCCTTACCGGTTGTCAACACGGCACGGAACAAGTCCTCGTAGGAACAGATGTTTTTCAGCTCCATGCCGTTCAAACCGGGATCGACCTCGTAAATAGAGGCAATGTCCTCTCCCATGAGAGTGGCGCAGGATTGATTCATGTCCACGACTTTCAATTCCGAGTTGACGAGTAATACTCCGGCCGGAATCTTTTGGAGGAGTACGGTGGCCTTATCATGCGCGATTCTTCTCATGTAAGATACACACATATTTTCTTCGGCCCGCCCTTCCAGCATGGCAATGGCGAAGTCACGACAAGTGTCGTAACCACAACCACTACAATTTAATTCGTCTTCAGGTCCGGTTTTGCCCACGACGGCCATAGCTTGTTTGATTTCCTCTTCCGTGTAGGTGTGATCTTGCACGTGAGGGTCTTTGCAGAACAGAATCTGCAAATCGATATTTTTGAAATCATCCTTGGGATTTCCCAATTCCGATTGATGAATAATCTCGTATCTTTTTAAGGCCGGGGATATATGGCTCAATTTGGCAGGACCGTTGATGCATCCGCCCTTGCAAGCCAATAATTCCAAGAAAATGGAATCGTTCTCCCGGTGTGAATCCAGTTCTTTCAACACGTCTTTCACGGTTGAAAGTTCCGAGAAAGCCATGTGATGTATTTGTTTTTTGCCCTCTTGCATCCCTTTCAGCATTCCACCCTCGATGGGGTAGTAGGCGCCCATCCCGGAACGGTAAGGCACGAAACGAGCCTCCGGTTGATTCGGTGCGATATTTTTCAAGTTGATGTCGGATTGTTCGAACCATTTTTTCAAGTCCTTGAACGTGATTACCACGTCAACGAGGTTATTAAAGTAGTCCGCTTCCAACTTCTTGCAGATACAGGGACCTGCAAACACGATTTTCACATCTTCTCCATATAACTGTTTCAAAATCTTGGCGTGAGCCAGCATGGGAGAAATAATCGGTGTGATAAAACGTGCGTGATCCGGGGAATATTTTCGGATATATTCAACAACAACCGGACAAGCCGAAGAGATGTACACGCCATTTTCGGCTTCTTCCAGGAATTTCTCGGTTCTATCCGTGACGATTTCTGCTCCCAGGGCAGTTTCCGATACACTTGTGAAACCTAAACGTTTGATGGCGGCAATTAGCACGCTGGAATGAATTCCTTCGAATTCACTCACGTACGATGGAGCCAGTGATAGAATGACTTTGGGATTCTGCGTAAGGGTTAATTTCGCCCGGGTTAACCCGTCACGTATCTTTTTAGCCCCGGTTGGGCATACTTGCGTGCAATGCCCGCAGTAGATGCAACGATCTTCAATGATAGATGCCTGATTGTTTTCCATCCGGATTGCCTTCACGGGACATTCCCGGATACATTTATAACAATCCTGACAATTGTCCGGTTCTGTATAGATGGGTCTTAGTTGCATGGGAATTCTTCTTGTAAGATTTTGTACAAACGCGATAGATTTACTTCTTCATACACTTTGTCATCGATCCGGATAATAGGACCCTTACTACACAATTCCTCGCACAAATGCCCGCAGAAATCGATCTCTGCCTCCAAGTTATTTTCACTCAGATATTTCTTGATCGCTCCGAGGTTGGTATTGTTTCCCCGGGAAAAACAAGAACTTCCTAAACAGATTCTGATCTGACGCTTTGACATACTTGTAATTGTTCGATTATCCTGTTGCTGCTTTCTACGTTACAAAAGTAGGATATTTATTGTTACAAACCCAATTATATTGCAACTTTAATAT
The window above is part of the Butyricimonas paravirosa genome. Proteins encoded here:
- a CDS encoding (2Fe-2S) ferredoxin domain-containing protein, which codes for MSKRQIRICLGSSCFSRGNNTNLGAIKKYLSENNLEAEIDFCGHLCEELCSKGPIIRIDDKVYEEVNLSRLYKILQEEFPCN
- a CDS encoding SpoIIE family protein phosphatase, with the translated sequence MRNNGNFIEVDFFQKNKAGNVVCGDCFMSQKLKGEGRVISVLSDGLGSGIKACVLSTMTATMAMNFTAMNESILRTSTSIMNTLPKDMVRKISYSTFCICDIDCFGNVKIIEYETPSYYLYRNGRFVSISKEKIPVEREDLENTFLWISEFTLEKEDRIIFFSDGVSQSGMGTAKMPFGWEDGAKEYIANLVNQYNNISAKELAHKIVNQAEKNDGYSLKDDTSCCVIYMRKPRNLLVCTGPPYDEKNDKYLANRVREFQGKKILCGGTTATIISRELGAKMEVDMNIVDKELPPISKMEGVDLVTEGILTLGKVERILTEGDIDRRREAGPAELMVRMLLNSDKITLLVGTRINTAHQDPNLPVELEIRRNVVKKIKFLLETKYLKDVEIMYI
- a CDS encoding [Fe-Fe] hydrogenase large subunit C-terminal domain-containing protein, which encodes MQLRPIYTEPDNCQDCYKCIRECPVKAIRMENNQASIIEDRCIYCGHCTQVCPTGAKKIRDGLTRAKLTLTQNPKVILSLAPSYVSEFEGIHSSVLIAAIKRLGFTSVSETALGAEIVTDRTEKFLEEAENGVYISSACPVVVEYIRKYSPDHARFITPIISPMLAHAKILKQLYGEDVKIVFAGPCICKKLEADYFNNLVDVVITFKDLKKWFEQSDINLKNIAPNQPEARFVPYRSGMGAYYPIEGGMLKGMQEGKKQIHHMAFSELSTVKDVLKELDSHRENDSIFLELLACKGGCINGPAKLSHISPALKRYEIIHQSELGNPKDDFKNIDLQILFCKDPHVQDHTYTEEEIKQAMAVVGKTGPEDELNCSGCGYDTCRDFAIAMLEGRAEENMCVSYMRRIAHDKATVLLQKIPAGVLLVNSELKVVDMNQSCATLMGEDIASIYEVDPGLNGMELKNICSYEDLFRAVLTTGKEIIERQVREEDRTWIISIYNIQPHRLVFGLLQDLREPYVRKEWMLEKTQEVIKKHMETVQQVACLLGENAAFTDATLRTVMEAYKKNDQKKPL
- a CDS encoding monomeric [FeFe] hydrogenase translates to MLYDNFAMLTKRELLIRIVKLLKEENLVDGVKYIPVEMRPKNKRPIKCCVHKDRYILKHKIISILGFEITDEEIDLIPLSDFAQKALDNKNTKENILSVVHEACSACMQSQYFVTNMCRGCEGRPCLMNCPKAAISFKGGKACITQEDCVGCGLCSKVCPYHAIVYTPVPCEDVCPVKAITKGEDGTEHIDKDKCIYCGKCMQTCPYGAIMERSKVIDVYKSITAPDKKIIAIPAPAIYGQFNATPGQILSAIKAIGFDDVVEVALGAEDTSRNEAAEFLERMEEGKPFMTTSCCPAYVGWVDKHAPMVKPFVSDTRSPMVYAARRVKEQYPDAEVVFIGPCLAKRYEAEMYVPEVDYVMSFEELGAFMVAYDINPETCEELPLDPEVTKFARGYAQAGGVRNAIVEAVGNGYTTLSIEGLDKKNQTLLKTMVKKPEAQFVEVMACDGGCVNGPCSLAPLTLAKRQIKKALEK
- a CDS encoding Gfo/Idh/MocA family protein, with amino-acid sequence MICSCTNGVSEKETKKSLMIEVPAPERPVGQKDVVNLVTPKLDTVRVGFIGLGMRGPGAVERFLHIPGTKVVALCDIRPEQVEKCQGILKKAGVPEAAGYSGSEDAWKQLCEREDINLVYIATDWLHHAPMALYAMEHGKHVAIEVPAAMNMEEIWALINMAEKKQLHCMMLENCVYDFFELTTLNMAQQGVFGEVLHVEGAYIHNLEEFWPYYWNNWRMDYNRKHRGDVYATHGMGPACQLLDIHRGDKMNYLVCMDTKAVSAPEYLKNKTGEDVKDFKNGDHTITLIRTENGKTIQIQHDVVSPRPYSRMYQLTGTKGFANKYPVAGYALKPTQISSDVAPDHEDLNSHGFVPEDVKKALMEKYKHPIQIELEEQAKKVGGHGGMDFIMDYRLVYCLRNGLPLDMDVYDLAEWCCLGELTALSLENNSAPVAIPDFTRGGWNKTKGYRHAMVK